The following is a genomic window from Miscanthus floridulus cultivar M001 chromosome 14, ASM1932011v1, whole genome shotgun sequence.
catagaatgatacaattttctctctctctcaacacatagaataagtacgtgcatatgtatatatctctagatatgcatgtgataacacatagaatatctctctagatacaattttctctctctctcaacacatggaaataattaagtacatgtatatatacacatagaaataattaagtacatacatatgtatatacatatagaatctctagatagaattaattactaaatctaattaaacctaacatacatacatagatagaattactaaatcaaaattaaatctaacacatatagagagagagatagaataataattactaaatatataaaaaactataataaaaaactatctaaaaaaactatctaaataaagtactaattaaattttaatacatttaaatctaattaacatatataaaaaactatctaaaaactaagaataaactactaattaaattttaatacattttaatctaacatatatatcaaacactacctaaaaaaactatctaaaaaaactatctaaaaagtatcatctaaaaaattatctaaaacagccatgcatggcggctgggcgtgctggccggccacggggctgaGCAGAGCCACGTggggacgacgtacggcggagactcgacggccaccaggcggggctcgacgacgacggcggcgcgggcgcggcagagacgacgagatcgaggctgggcgggggtagacgacgatggcggcgcgggcacggcagagacgacgagatcgacgttgtagatcgaaaagtagaagatgaaccaatcgatatatataggccgggaccctttagtcctggcttgtaacaccaaccgggactaaagatcctttagtcccggctggtaagccgaaccgggactaaaggtccaaccctttagtcctggctcggcttaccagccgagactaaaggatctttactcccggttggtgttaccagccgggactaaaggtatttttgggcgcgcaattccgcccaccctttagtcccggttcctggcctgggccgggactgaaggcctaaaatttttgcagcccgccaaagtgttgttttttcattaaggattgtagatcttgatgagctgctcaaatgagacactaaatgacctcagatgaaaaatctctgaataccaagtttgatcatctcagcaagatctacaattgttacatagctcattttcctatttgagaaagttttatgaaacaccagtcacaaattcttgaatctcatatagactttctaaaacaatgtcacacacttgtgaaatttgaactacattttgttcaaactttctcaaatgaaaaaatggcctatataagtattgtagatcttgaagagctgaacaaacttggtattaaaaacttttcaattagagacaatctagggttccgaaaactagtttgtaggcgttgaaatttaaaaatcacaaatttgaaccgtccaaactatctcaaatggaaagttgaccaaaacaacaattgtagatcttgatgattttaacaaacttggtattcaaaacttttcaatttgaagtcatttagagttcataatactagagtcaaagtgttgttttttcatttgaccaaatttgacttggtcaaacttgctcaaatgagacactaaatgacctcagatgaaaaatctctgaatacaaagtttgatcatcttagcaagatctacaattgttacatatctcattttcccatttgagaaagttttatcaaacactagtcataaattcttgaatctcatatagactttctaaaactatgtcacaacagtgcatcgttgtatcatgcgggcacaacagtgaattttttcttgatgtatgacccttggttatgatcttgtcgtaaccatggagtgtcttcatcatttaacatgatgcttggatctttcttcactatgaagggtggaattcggacatttctttcataatcttctgacatatctgacttgtcttcaattcccactatatttattttcccagaaagaactatgtggtgctttggctcattgatcattgagttgatgtcttcgttttttcctctctttgattttgtagacatgtctttcacatagaacacctgactcacatcggcagcaaggacgaatggttcgtctttgtacccaatattgttgaggtccactattgtcattccatactctttgtcgactattacccctcctccggtcagcttcacccattggcaccgaaacaaaggaactttaaaattaggtgcgtagtctagttcccatatatcttctatgcgaccataatatgtttgtatattcccatttggatctgtgccatctatgcgaacaccactattttgattggtgctccttttatcttgggcaactgtgtaaaatgtattcccatttatctcgtacccttggtacatgatgatatgccatgatggtttcctagccaataaatacagttgctcatcaatattgtcatcaccttgacattcttttcgcaaccaaccactgaaactttccatgtgctgacgcctaatccaagcttcagtcttccctggaaacttggatcgtaagaactccttatgtatctcgatatacggatgcaccaatgatgagttctgaagaactgtgtagtgtgctttattgaaataatcgtcttccatgccaatatatgttttcttccctaaagttcctttaccactgagtctcccctcgtgtcgcgattcgggaacgccaatcggggcaaggtcaggaataaagtcaacacagaactcaatgacctcctctgttccatagccctgggcgatgcttccttcaggcttagaacggactttcacatatttcttcaagactcccataaacctctcgaaggggaacatgttatgtaagaacacaggtccaagaatactaatctccttcaccaaatgaactaggaggtgtgtcatgatattaaagaaggatggagggaacaccaactcaaagctgacaagacattgaaccacatcattctgtagagtagctagttccactggattgattgccttctgagaaattgcattgagaaatgcacatagcttcatggtggctagatgtacatgtggaggtagaattcctcttaaagcaactggaagcaattgcgtcataagcacgtggcagtcgtgggactttaagtttaggaatttcttctctggcacatttattatacctttatattggaggagaatcccgatgggaccttgatgctgcttagacattcgaacatgctgtccctctcttctttgctaagtatgtagctagcaggacttaagtaacgacgtccatcatctgtcttctctggatgaaggttgtctcgttctttcatgccctgcaagtcctggcgtgcttcaagtgaatcttttggcttcccgtacacacccatgaatcctaacaggttcacacaaagattctttgtcaggtgcatcacgtcgattgcgttgcggacctctaggacttgccaatagggtagctcccaaaagatggacttcttcttccacatgggtgcgtgtcccttagcatctttgggaacagattcgctgccttgtccctttccaaatactactttcacatccttgaccattgcgagtacatcttccccggttcggttatgaggcttcttccggtggtctggcttacctttaaaatgcttacctttctttcttacttgatgattcaaaggaaggaatcgacgatggccaaggtacatgacctttcgacatcttttcaaatatatactgtcaaggtcatcaaaacaatgtgtgcttgcattatatcctttgtttgtctgacctgaaagattacttaaagcaggccaatcattgattgttacgaacaacattgcacgtaggtcaaagtgttcttgtttgtactcatcccagacacgtacacctggtttgttccataaaactagaagttcttcaactaatggcttcagatagacatcaatgtcgttgccaggttgccttggaccttgggtgaggatcggcatcataatgaacttgcgcttcatgcataaccatggaggaaggttgtagatacatagagtaactggtcaagtgctatgactagtgctctgctccccaaaaggattcataccatctgtacttaaggcgaaccttaagtttctagcctcatttgcaaactctagaaattccctgtctatcgctctccactgggacccatcagctgggtgtctcagcatattgtctaccttacagtcttctttatgccaccgcaacaactttgcatggtctttatttctgaacaaacattttaagcgtggtattataggagcataccacataaccttggtagggattttctttctaggacgttgttcaccctcgacgtcaccaggatcatcgcgcctgatcttataccgcgctgctttacataccgggcattcatccaaattctcgtattcattgccatggtagaggatgcagtcattaggacatgcatgtatcttctggatttttaatcccaaagggcagacaaccttttttgcttcgtacgtagtggtgggcaattcatttagcttcggaagcatcttctttatgaggttcaataaattcctaaatgccttatcggatacaccattctttgccttccactgtagcaattccagtgttgtacccagctttttttgcccctcttcggccgtcgggtatagcaacttcctatgatcctcaagcatgcgctcgaacttaactttctctttttcactttcgcattcttattgtgcatcacgaatggcatcgccaagagcatcaccaagatcatcttctgccgctacctcttcttcatctctccccattgtagtatcatcaaaggcaccatactgagcaataatgtcatcaatgtctaaatcttctccttcaccttcttccatcatgaccccgctttctccatgcttagtccaacatatatagtttgacatgaaacctgacttaaacaaatgtgaatgaagactcattgagcttgaatattcctttaaattcttacatatggcacatggacagcacatgaaaccatcccgcttatttgcctcggccacacctaagaaatagtgcacgccctcaataaagtcttgggagcggcgatcggcattgtatattcaatggcgtgacataatctgcattacacgacaaattatgaaaaccttgaacacaattaagtattttattacacaacatagatgacacacacacggttgattaattaactaagcctagctacaacgtaagcaatcccaactatcactaaacaaactaaaactacaatgcacttcagtaacataattatttcatgatcgtacgcaactaaaacagacaaatcattcttctattgaatatcaatgagcttctcctgctggctcactgcctcatcatcagcagccgctacctcaagcgcacccgaattctgcatgtatgtagcataatcttcctcccagtaccaaccatcgcatccattgccatcccactaaaattaaagccaaaaaatatttagtcaaaaatatacaagaaaagcaggtcaattagccatataTAATAATCAaatacgtaagaaactcacatcgcgatccgggcacttgtagaaaacacgacccttgttgggtccctgtctcttgactcggtactccatcacaatcttctgcttacacttgccgcagataatgagagggagttctggcctcagtcgtttcgcaaccgaacgagaggccgaggatccggtaccagttgtcatctactttctatacttatttttgcaaactagtgtaaatttcacattttctaaaatgatatatttaaacaaaactaaaattatttatttatctaactaaaccatgaaatatgtactatgtataatagtaaaataccaaactatcaagtgattttactattgtaaatcatcatgtgattttgagctaaaaatgacatagaaatcacatagctcaaaaacatgtttcaataaataaccatccgtactagttcaccttacttacgtgatcatctcggcgaggatttctccaccggacggcaccgtacttggccaaggaagagctccgattctacgaggaaggcaacacggtcttccacgaccgttgccgctctccctcgtagaatcaaagctcttccttgacgtccgttaccgctcggcagagaacatgctcggcgaaatgaacacggtccacaagttcaactagtacggattttctataattttctaactattttctaagtttttcatttcatggaaaatttaattctaaaaaataaaagacatgatttctaagtagttcattttatggaaaaaaataattctaagtgacctgctcgatatcggcgagctcgctggCGATTAGGTTGCCgatgatagtaacatttgtagatgacatttgtaggtttgaagttatcaaatatccatcaaattattgctcaaaaacatgtttcaataaataaccatccgtactagttgaccttgcttacgtgatcatctcggcgagcatttctccaccggacggcaccgtacttggctaaggaagagctccgattctacgagaaagggaacacggtcttccatgaccgttgccgctctccctcgtagaatcaaagctcctccttgacgtccgttaccgctcggcagagaacatgctcgccgagatgaacacggtccacaagttcaactagtacgaattttctataattttctaactattttatttcatggaaaatttaattctaaaaaataaaaggcatgatttctaagtatttcatttcatggaaaaataattctaagtgacctgctcgatatcggcgagctcgcgggcgtttaggttgccgaggatagtaacatttgtagatgacatttgtaggtctgaagttatcaaatatccatcaaattattgctcaaaaacatgtttcaataaataaccatccgtactagttgaccttgcttacgtgatcatctcggcgagcatttctccaccggacggcaccgtacttggccaatgaagagctccgattctacaagaaagggaacacggtcttccacgaccgttgccgctctccctcgtagaatcaaagctcctccttgacgtccgttaccgctcggcagagaacatgctcgccgagctgaacacggtccgcaagttcaactagtacggattttctataattttctaactattttctaaatttttcatttcatggaaaaattaattctaagatcacgtaagccgccggggacgaggatggcgcgtgctccagcgaggatgagcgaggcgtgattttgatgaactaatttaacttttgtttatccaaacatatatgcaaatcatcatgtgattttgagctaaaaatgacatataaaatcataataaagtctaacatataaagttacacaagcatctacatcgcaaaatgagataagctactgataaaacataagaggattaagtttgttacctccaaaatcgaagagcaacaccaatggagggggagagagagcaagaacaacaacaagctgaagaacaggggcagtgagtttgaatggaatggctcgggctcggggaggaagaaatgagctggattataggccgggataattagtcccggttagggggccaaaccgggactaaagattaatctttattcccgaggcatcacccaaaccgggactaaaagctttagtcccgctggtattaccaaccgggactaataccagccgggactaaagatccctgcctcgcggacgaccgttgggcagggacctttagtcccaggggcaaaaaatgccgaggctaatgtcaaattgggacatcgttctaaagtctgttctctagtagtgctaGGATATTGTACTGACACACAAGGGAGTATGCAGAGGTACAAGAATAAATATGTCATGGCAGATGTACAACAACGGTTGCTTTGTTTTGAGTATGTACCAAAGGGGAGTCTTCACGATTATATCACTGGTAGGTAAAACTATGATTTCCTTCGTATACTGTATATATGTTCCATTTGAATATTAAAATGTCTACTTGAATGATGGATATTTCTTTGGATTGTTTTCGTAGCTATTAGTAGTAGTTACTAAATCGAATGACCAGTCCAAAAAATTGCAAATCATCCAAACTTAACAGTCCCTGATGATGAGTAAGAacttcagcaaaaaaaaaaattactaaACCTTGCCCCGTTTTGCATGCTTATTCCTCTTTAAAGATGCGTCGTGTGGACTTCCATGGAGAAAGCGCTATCCAATAATCAAAGGAGTTTGTGAGGGTTTGAATTATCTACACATGAATCGTGTCATTCACTTAGACCTTAAACCTGCAAATATCCTGATGGATGATAGCATGGAGCCAAAAATTGCTGACTTTGGTCTTTCAAGGTGCTTTGATGAAGGGCAAAGCTTGGTTATTGCTACAAAAGTAGCTGGAACACTGTAAGCTAGTTTAGCCTCTATAACTGTTAATCTCTTTGCAAGTTAGTATAGCTGATTACTATGTATACTCCACCCCCGCTGCACATTAATTATATTGATATTATTCATGCAGGGGGTATTTACCACCAGAGTTCAACAGCCGTGCAGTCACACGTCATTATGACATATACAGTCTAGGTGTAATAATTATGGAGATAATGACGGGAAGGAAAGGGTATCACGCAATTGAGGATGTAAGAAATAACAATTTACTGCAGAAGCATGATCCACGACGACATTTATCTTTACACAGTTGTTTGGCAGCCATTGCTACCTATTCCTTTGTTATTTAGTATTTTTATAGGATTGATCATGCCGTAACATCACAATCATATGTTTCTTTTTGGTTTCAGTGTTCTAAAAGACAAAAAGATATTGTTCGCTAGTCTATTAGTTTCACAAATCATAACTCAAGATCACAATTTTTGATAGGTACTCGATAGTTGGAGGAACAGGTTGGAAGAATCACTTGAAGATACCGAGTTGGAACAAATACGAGTATGTGCTAACATTGGGAAGGAGTGCACTAAAAATAACCCAGTGAAGAGACCCAGAAGTGTACAACATATAATTGACAGGCTTAACGAAACGGAAAGGGCTGACGAGTCATCACTAGAGACGGTATATTTAAAAACCTTATGATCAAGCACATTTATGTATCACAAAAAGTTAATGTTTGATCTTTGTGCACATTGACACAAGATACATATTACCTTACAACATAATTCAAACACAAAATAAATGAACAAATCAGGAGGTAAAAATGATTCCATTTGTGAGTAGCACGGAAAGCTGACATCCACAAGATAATTTGAATTCTGAACTGAGCACATCAAGTAACTTGAATATGTCAAAAAATGTCTTCGACAGGTACATAATAATGTACTTCCTCTGTCccgaattataagacgttttgacatttctagattcatagctttgACTATGTATCTaatatatatctaggtgcatagcaaaagttatgaatctagaaaagctaaaacgtcttataatttggaatggagggagtacaacatTAATCATACTAATTAACCATGAACATATATAAGTATCATCTACTAGTATAGTCAATTCGTTCGGTAAGATACTTAGAAACTTCAATGAATTTTTTATTGCATAAAAACGAAAATTTCAGTTAATCAGGTTCTCTATATTGATAACAAATGATGGTTACAAATAATACTGCactattcatcactttttaataCCAAAATTACATAAGAATTTTGTTGGAATTTTTCTTGTTTTCAGAACATTTATTTGTAACTTCCGTTATTTGTAATATCTGAATTGGATGGTATTATTTCAATATAGACTCTATGGTAAAACATAAGTTAACTTTTCATAAATCATGACTGCTGGATATTGTCTTACTTTTTCTACACATTCGCTACTGTTACAATAGAACTCTTAATATTTTCAATTAGGAACAAAAAGTACTGAACTGATTTTTGTAATATTGTTTAACCCTCTTGAATAATTAAATAGTAACTGTTCAAAAGGAATGTTAGAAATAGTTTTCGTGGTGTATATGAACtccaacatgtatatatatttttCAATAACATGAACCGGGAACTAATTTGTGTAATATGTAGGACAGTAGGACTCCCACAAGAATTTAGAGTATTTTGAATTCCAGTGATAGATTTTTCAAAAGCATATTGTAACTAGTCAAATCCATTTATGTCATTTGATCCTAATCCAACAGTATTAATCCAAATAATTTGAATCAAGATCGGTACCTATTGTTTGATATTAGCCTACCAAAGTTGGATGACCAAGGAAACCCACCACGTGTAATGCCTTATTCCAAGATCGTGCTTGATCAAAAGTCTTTGTAAGGTCTGAGCAGGAACTCATGTAATACTCTGTACCATCCAGGCatggagccagcggtggggctaggggggctccagccccccctaccgctcgcgagcaagcgaagccccgtagagccgccgtctgaaatttcagctgtagatgtataggtaggaggggctgagatttGCTGAACCGCTTTTCTAGCTAATTGCcgttgtttagcccctcctaaattttttcctagctTCGTCCCTGGTACCATCAATATCTACAAGGACGACTTGTCCTTGGACATATTTGTAAATTCGAGTAAAAATGAAATTGAAATATGAAGTCTAGATCGAATTTGCTTGTCTTTTCGTCCCACAAATAGTAGTTCTTTACTTTAACACATTGTGCCCAGTTTGTTTGATGGTCTTCTATAGTACATGATTAACTATTTTGGTGCATACACACAGATGAGACTGTCCATGCCCACTGAGCGCGGGTTGCTTCATGTCCATCAGTGCAAGCTTCAGTTCCCCATGTTCAAGCCACACAAGCGGATTTCCTGCCCATTGCGCCTAACCAATAATACAAATGATCTTGTCGCCTTTAGGTGTTTTCCAAAACATTCAGAGAGCTTTACCGATGGACTCTCCAAGCTCCAAGGCATTGTGCTCCAAGATCCACTAGCACCTTCCTTGTATGGATGGAAAAACAGCCTCCAGAGAACTTGGAAGCATTCGATGTGATCCTAGAGTGTTGTGTAGCGCACAAAGATCTATTAGTGGATGTGGGCGATAACTTTTTGCCAGAATTCAGACAACATATCGGAGGTAAGGTGCATCAGGTAGTGGTTGTTTGCCACCCAGCGGGAGAGAAAAATGTATTCTGAGGTAAGTTCTTTTTATGGTTTCTTTTGCACTGATTTTAGATCATGTACCATTTGGACATCGCAGACATCAATTTAGTCCATTCACGTTTGCACCATGTTTTGTTGTTTTATCATGGTCTTGATGCTATGCCTATTTACCGTTTGGCAGCCATTCCAATCGCGAACAAAGGTGACAGACTTCGTCTTTACAACACACACTTGCACACACACATATTGGTTATTTGTGCTAACTGGTTTTACCAACAATGGTttctttagatttttttttagataatggtagATTAATCAACCAGCTTCATCCTCCAAGAAGGAATCAGGCCATGAGTTCAATACAGAAAACCCTCAAATGTACCAGCTGACCAATACAACGATGGCAGCACCAAAACAGTTTTTAACCAAAACTAAACATAAAGTCTAAGAGCATAAGGCCTTCTGAAGAAAACAGAGAACTGTAGAGCTGCAGTCTCTAGCTTCTGGCATCCTTGGACAATAAACTCCTTCATGTCTTCACTTCATTGTAACAGCCCCCACTGCCGCAGCCAGTGCGTGGCTCTGAACACGACCTGTAAAATAGATTTTGGATTGCATTTGTCAAATACCACTTCATTTCTTGTAAGCCAAAGCGACCAGCACAATGCAGTAGCTCCTATAAGCAACAAGCTTCTAAATTCTCTCCCACTTTGTTTGTGCCGAGCACCAAAAATATTTCGTGTACTCGTAGGTGGTTTTAAACCAAGCACCATATGGATAGCGCGCCACAAGGTCTTGGCCATCACACAATCGAAAAACAAATGTTGAATACTCTCTAGTTTCGAGCAATAACTGTAATTTTGGTTTCCCCTCCAATTCCGTTTAGCTAAATTATCCTTCGTTAGAATTACCCCTCTCCTCAGAAACCATATAAAGATCTTAACTTTTAATGGAATTCTAAGACGCCAAATGTCCTGAGAGACTTTGAGGCCATTGTTTAATAGGTACACATACATGGATTTGACCGAGAACCTTCCATTAGAATGCAAGTCCCAGCAAAAGGAGTCCCTGCCATCCTGTAAATTAATACTCGCAATCCTACCAATCAGGTCCTGCCAATCAAACAATTTGTTTCCCACTAACGCTCTTCTGAAGGTGATGTTAATTAGTACCGACCTTAGAACCTCAGCCACTGTAGCCTGTTTCCTACTGGCAATATTGTATAAGGATGGATAAACTTCTTTCAAAGGGTCTCCTCCTAGCCAACGACCCTCCCAAAACCTGATTTGGGAGCCGTCCGAGACCTTGAAACTTCCTAATCTCAGAAACTGCTCTTTTACCCCCATAAGACCCATCCAGAAGTGAGAGTCCCCCGGTTTCTTAGTCACTTGAGATAAAGTCTTATTTTTAATATACTTGTTTCTAATAAGTTCTTGCCAAGTACCATTTTCATTCAAAAGCTTGAACAACCATTTACTGAGTAGACATTTATTTTGGATTTCTAGGTTCTGGATGCCAAGGCCCCTGGATGCCAAGGCCCCCCTGTTCCTTAGGTTGGCAAATAATTGGCCATCTAACTAACCTATACTTTCTCTTGTGTTGGTCATTCTGCTAGAAAAATCTTGATCTAAAATACTCAAGCTTCTTTAAGACCCCCTTAGGAACCTCAAAGAAGGAGAGCATGAACATAGGAAGACTGGACAGAATAGAATTGATCAACACTAATCTACCGCCAACTGACAACATCTTCCCCTTCCAACAACTAAGTTTTTTCTCAAATCTTTCCTCTATGTTCTTCCAATCTGTGTTATTCAATTTCTTGTAGTGCATAGGGAGCCCAAGGTATCGACATGGATAAGAACCTAATTCACAACCAAATAATTGTGTATATAGATTTTCCTCCTCCTTTGCCTTACCAAAGCAAAAAATTTCACTTTTGTGGAAGTTAATCTTAAGGCCAGATAATTGTTCGAACATACATAGAATTAGTTTCATGTTTGTCGCTTGCTCAATATCATGGTCCATGAAGATTATTGTGTCATCCGCATATTGTAGTATAGATAACCCATCTTCCACCAGATGTGGAACTACCCCACTAACCTGCCCATTTACTTTGGCCCTGGCAATCAAGATGGACAACATGTCCACCACTAAGTTAAACAAGACGGGTGACAAAGGGTCACCTTGTCTAAGACCCTTTTGTGTTTGAAAGAAAGGGCCCATCTGATCATTGATTTTTATACCCACATTTCCACCCTGCACGAAGGTTTTAATCCAATTGCACCATGTTTCGAAAA
Proteins encoded in this region:
- the LOC136503960 gene encoding cysteine-rich receptor-like protein kinase 44, which codes for MDYQVSTTRTDLEGMIVDESTEPKALPFSLLDEITGSFSQYHEIGRGGFAVVHRGILGTGTVAVKKLSNAYIHETEFQREVECLMSVRHKNIVRFLGYCTDTQGSMQRYKNKYVMADVQQRLLCFEYVPKGSLHDYITDASCGLPWRKRYPIIKGVCEGLNYLHMNRVIHLDLKPANILMDDSMEPKIADFGLSRCFDEGQSLVIATKVAGTLGYLPPEFNSRAVTRHYDIYSLGVIIMEIMTGRKGYHAIEDVLDSWRNRLEESLEDTELEQIRVCANIGKECTKNNPVKRPRSVQHIIDRLNETERADESSLETMRLSMPTERGLLHVHQCKLQFPMFKPHKRISCPLRLTNNTNDLVAFRCFPKHSESFTDGLSKLQGIVLQDPLAPSLYGWKNSLQRTWKHSM